One region of Drosophila teissieri strain GT53w chromosome 2L, Prin_Dtei_1.1, whole genome shotgun sequence genomic DNA includes:
- the LOC122626799 gene encoding kappaPI-actitoxin-Avd3c, with product MKILLILSSVVLFVAVTSAQSCPGRPLLQDCLRGKDEGVEHARHCTRDPNSEMWYYNHHENRCIKMRYLGCLGNRNRYCKLTDCQRLCVRRS from the exons ATGAAAATCCTTCTGATCCTGTCCAGTGTGGTCCTCTTTGTGGCAGTCACCTCAGCCCAGTCTTGCCCAGGACGTCCAC tcTTGCAGGACTGTCTGCGCGGCAAGGACGAAGGAGTTGAACACGCAAGGCATTGCACTAGAGATCCCAACTCAGAGATGTGGTACTATAACCACCACGAAAACAGGTGCATCAAGATGAGGTACCTCGGCTGTTTGGGCAACCGCAATCGCTACTGCAAGCTAACCGACTGTCAACGGCTCTGCGTTCGACGATCCTAG